The DNA sequence GTGTCGCCGCCGCTGCCGCTCACGAGGCCGGGGTGGGCGGGGTCGACCAGGACGGCGAGGGGTTCGCCGATGCCGGGCACGGCGGCGCGGACCACCAGCCGGTCGGCGACCCCGACTCCGGAGCCGTACCGCTGATGGCCGTCCAGCAGATAGCCGTTGGCCGTGGGGGTCAGCATGAGCGGCGGTTCCTGCGAGGCGATACCGCCGCCCCAGTACCACTCCCCCGCCGTGAAGGCCCGCTCGATCCGCGCGGCGCGGTCGGGGCCGGCGAAGAACCGGGCGCAGAAGGACAGGAAGTAGTGGCTGCCCAGCAGGTGGCCGATGGCCCCGTCGGCAGCGGCGATGGTCCGGACGACGGCGTAGGCGGTGCGCCAGTCCGCGCCGCCTCCGCCGTGGTCGGCCGGTACGAGCAGCGTGAGCATGCCCGATTCGCGCAGCCGGGCGACCTCGTCGAGGGGTGGCTTGCCGGCCTGCTCGCGCTCGACCGCGTCCGTGGCGAGGTCGTCCGCCAGCTCACGGGCCGTGTGCAGCCAGTCGACACACCTCGTTCCTGTTTCGGTTGTCATGGCGGACTTCCTTCATGGCCGAAGAGAACGCGGTGCCTGGCTGCCCGGCCGACCGGGTCAGCGTCATCCTCACTCGCTCCACCGACCAGGGTCAACACTTCCCTAGTAATTCGATAGGAAATCTAGGGAATATGTGTCCCTCGTGGCCGATTACCGCTCAGCGAAGGGGATCTGAGCCTCGGGGCGAGGTGCCGTCGCGCTGCGGAACGGGTGGCTCCACAGCCCCTGCGCCTCCAGTCGCGGCAGCACGCCCTCGCCGAACGAGTACGCCTCCTCCAGGTGCGGATAGCCGGAGAGCACGAACTCGTCGATGCCCAGCCGGTGGTACTCGGCGATCCGCTCGGCGACCTCGTCGTGACTGCCGACGAGCGCGGTGCCCGCCCCGCCACGCACCAGCCCGATCCCGGCCCACAGGTTCGGGTAGATCTCCAGGTCGTCGCTGCTGCCGCCGTGCAGCGCGAGCATGCGCCGCTGCCCCTCGGACTCGCTGCGGGCGAGACCGGCCTGTACGGCCCGCACGGTTTCCGTGTCGAAGCCGGCCAGCAGCCGCCCGGCCTCCGCCCACGCCTGCTCGGCGGTGTCCCGGGTGATGACGTGCAGACGGATGCCGAAGCGGACGCTGCGGCCCTCCTTCTCGGCCAGCGCCCGGACCCAGGCGATCTTCTCGGCGACGGCGGCCGGCGGCTCTCCCCAGGTGAGGTAGACGTCGACGTGCCGGGCGGCGATCTCCCCGGCGATCGGTGAGGAGCCGCCGAAGTACACCTCCGGGACCGGGTCGGGCACCCGGGCCAGCCTCGCGTCCTCGACCTGGAGGTGCTCGCCGACCAGGTCGACGGTCTTGCCCTCCCACAACTCCCGCACGATCTGCAGGAACTCACCGGTACGGCGGTACCGGTCGTCCTTGTCGAGGAAGTCGCCGTAGGCGCGCTGCTCGTGGTTCTCGCCGCCCGTGACGACGTTCAGCAGGAGCCGTCCGCCGGACTGCCGCTGGAAGGTGGCCGCCATCTGCGCCGCGAGGGTCGGCGAGACGAAGCCGGGCCGGAAGGCGACCAGGAACTTCAGACGCTCGGTGTGCTGGCTGACCATGGCGGTGGTGAGCCAGGCGTCCTCGCACCAGGCGCCGGTGGGGGTGAGCGCGCCGACGAAGCCCAGGTCCTCTGCCGCGCGGGCGATCTGGCTGAGGTAGGCGACCGTCGGCGGCCGGTCCCGGCCGGATGCCGTCGCGGGGGTGCCGTGGCCGCCGCCGACGACGTGGCGGCTGTCGCCGTTGGTGGGCAGGAACCAGTGGAAGGTCAGGGACACGCGGGGCTCCGATCGGGGAGGTGGTTGAGGGGAACGCTCGTCAGAGCAGGCCGTGCCGGGGCGGCCTGGTGCCGTTCAGCACGTAGCGGCCGATGTGCTGGACCTTCCAGCGGGCCGGATCGTGCAGGGTGTGGGTGCGGGCGTCGCGCCAATGGCGGTGCAGGCCCAGGGAGTCGAGGGCGGAGCGGGTGCCGGCCACCTCGAAGAGGGCACTGCCGACCTCCAGGGCCGCTTCCGCCGCCGTCACCTTGGCGGCTGCCACGTCGATCGAGGCCTCGGCTGCCGAGTCGTCGGTCAGGTCGGCGCGGGCGGCGTCCACGGAGCGTGCCGCGGTGACGAGCAGCGCGTCGGCGGCCCGTACCCGGATCGCCAGTTCGCCGAAGCGCTGGATCAGCAGCGGGTCGTCGGCTGCGGTGGCGTGGCCTTCGTCGACGCTCTCGAACCAGGGGCGGCTCTTCGTGCGGACGAACTCCACGGCCTCGGCCAGCGCTCCGGCGGCGATCCCCGCATCGATGGCCGCGTGCAGCAACTGGGCCACGGCGCCGTGGAGTTGAGGCCCCCGGAAGGTGAGGTGGTGCGGCACCACGCGGGCGGCGGGCACGGGCACCGACTCCAGGCGGACGGTGCCGCTGGCGGTGGTGCGCTGGCCCATGCCGTCCCAGTCGTCCACGACCGTGAGGCCGGGTGCGTCCCGCGGCACGTACGCCACGTGCAGGTTGTCGTCGTCGGCGCGGGCGAGGACGGGTCCGGTCGGCGAACAGGGCGCCGGTCGAGTAGTGCTTGACGCCGTCGAGGACGTACGAGCCGTCCGGGCGGCGCCTGAGCCGGGTACGGATGTCCTGGACGTGGCTGGTGCCCGCCTCGGACTGGGCGTTGCCGAACCGCTTTCCCGCCAGTACCTCGCCGAAGAGGAACTCCTGCTGCTCCCGCGTCCCCTGCCGGCGCAGCACGCCCACGTACACGAAGTGGCTCTGCGGGATCTGGGCGAGGCTGGCGTCCGCCGAGGCCAGCAGCCGGAAGATCTCGGCGAGGGTCTCCGTACGGACGTCCGCACCGCCGAACTCCGCGGGCACCGTCACACCCAGCAGCCCGGAGGCGGACAGCCGCTCCAGTTCCGGGTGCGGAAGCCGGCGCCGCGCGTCCCGCTCGGCGGCGTCCTTGCGGAAGTCCGCGGCCAGTTCGGCGGCGACGCCGAGGGCCTCGGCGTCGCCGGCGAGCACGGTCGCCGCGGTCATCCGGTGGCCGCCAGCACCGTCGGGCGGCCACCGAGGGCGAGCGAGAACTGGTCGGTGACCTGGGCCAGGGCCTCGGCGGCGCCGGGCGCGACGGTCAGGGTGCCGTCGTCGGCGACGGTGATCTCCTTGTCGAGTGTGAACCAGCCCGGCGTGATGTGGGCGGGGCCCATGGAGTTCAGGACCGGGCGCAGGGCGTAGTCGATGGCCAGGACGTGGGCGGTGGTGCCGCCGGTGGCCAGCGGCAGGACCGTCTTGCCCGCCAGCGCGTACTGCGGGAGCAGGTCGAGCAGCGACTTCAGCAGGCCGGAGTAGGCGGCCTTGTAGACGGGGGTACCGATCACGATGCCGTCCGCCTGCTCGAAGAGGGCGGTGGCCTCGACGATCGCCGGGTGCCGGAACTGGGCGTGCAGCAGGGCCTCCGGCGGGAGCGCGCGGACGTCGAGCGGGATCACGTCGTGTCCCTGGGCGATCAGCCGGTCGTCCAGGTGACGCAGCAGGCGCGCGGTGCGGGAGGTGGCGGAGGGGCTGCCGGAGACGGAGAGGATGGTGGCCATGGGAGGACCTTTCAGGAGTACCAGGTGGGCTGCGGCAGTTCGCCGGTGAGGACGTGGCGGCCGATCTCGCGGCGCTTGTAGGCGACGGGGTCGTGGAGGGTGTGGGTGCGGACGTTGCGCCAGAAGCGGTCCAGGCCCTCGGCGGAGGCGGTGGCGCGGGCGCCGGTCACCTCGAAGATGCGGTTGGTGACCTCCAGGGCCACATCGGTGGCGCGGGCCTTCACCGCGGCCACCCGCACCTCGAACTCGCCGCGGGCCCGTTCGGTGACCGCGTCGGGGTCGTCGTGCAGCTTCTGACCCTCGGCGGCCACGGCGTCGGCCAGCGCTTCGGCGGCCCACAGCTTGGCGGTGAGATCGCCATAGGTGTCGATGACGTACGGCTCGTCGACGGCGTGCTCGTGGCCGCCGTGCAGCCAGGCGCGGGACTTGGTCCGGGTGTAGCCGGCGGCGGTCTCCAGGGCGCCTGCGGCGATGCCGAGGTAGAAGCTGACGAAGACGAGCTGGATGGTCGGCACGTTCAGGGTGTTGTAGACGCGCGGCCGGAACCTCTTGTCCACATAGCCCGCGGCGGCCGACCAGGGGACGCGTACGGCGTCGAGGGTGACGCCGCCGCTCTCGGTGAGGCGCTGCCCGATGTTGTCCCAGTCGTCGTGGAAGATCAGGCCCTCGCTGTCGGACGGGACGATGGCGAACACGTGGTCGTCGGTGCCCTCCAGGACGCCTTCGAGCACGGTGACGTCGGAGACCTTGCTGCCGGTCGAGAAGGACTTGCGGCCGGTGAAGGTGAGGGTGTCGCCCTCGTCCTTCACCACCACGTCCTCGTCGCGCGGGTTGACCGCGCCTCCGAAGAACCACTGGTTGCGGGCGGCCTCGGCCTCCACGTGCTCCCACTGTTCGCGGGTGGCGACCAGCCGGGCGGCCCAGTTCCACAGGTAGTGGTAGCCGAGCAGCTGGCCGATGGAGCCGTCCGCCTTGGCGACCTCGCGGACGACGCGGTAGGCGGTGGGCCAGTCCTGGCCCGCGCCGCCGTGCTCGACGGGTCCGAGGAGGGTGACCAGGCCGGCGTCCTTCAGCAGCTGGACCTCGGCGTACGGGGTGGCGGCGGCCTTGTCGCGGGCGGCGGCGTCGGTGGCGAGGACTGCGGCGACCTCGGCGGCACGGGCGAGCCAGCCCTCGGTGTCCTTCGGGGTGGGGGCGGTCTTCCAGTCGGCCGGTGTGGCGGTGCTCATGGGAACCCCTTTTCGTCTCGTGTGGGGGAGCGGATGCGGATGGCGGTCAGGCGTGGGCGGCGGCGACGGGCTCCGACTCGGCCTCCTGGGCCTCCAGTTCGCGGACGAGGGGCAACACCCGCTTGCCGAAGTACTCGACCTCTTCCAGGTAGTGCAGGAAGCCGAGGAGGAAGAGGTCGACGCCGAGCCGCTTGTAGGCGACGATCCGCTCGGCGATCTGCTCGGGCGTGCCGATCAGACCCGTGCGGAAGCCGTCGTTGTACTGGACCAGGTCCTCGAAGCTGGAGTCCTGCCACATGCCCTTGCCGTCGGCGGTGGACGGACCGGCCTGCTGGACGGCGTCGCGGAAGCCGTGGACGGCCTCGGTGTTGGCCTTGGCGACGATCTCGCGGAGCGTCTCGCGGGCCTCGGCCTCGGTGTCGCGGGCGATGAGGAAGCCGTTGAGCCCGAACTTCGGTGCGCTGCGGCCCGCTCGGGCGGCGGAGGCGCGGACGTCGTTGATCTGCTCGGTGACGCCGTCGAAGTCCTTGCCATTGCTGAAGTACCAGTCGGAGACACGGCCGGCCATGGCGCGGGCGGCGCTGGAATTGCCGCCCTGGAAGATCTCCGGGTGCGGCCGCTCGGGGGTGTTGAGCGGCTTGGGCTTGAGGGTGAAGTCGCGTACCCGGTAGAAGTCCCCGGCGAGTTCGGCGTGGTCCTCGGTCCAGATCCTGCGCAGCGCGCTGATGAACTCCTCGGCGCGCCGGTAGCGCTCGTCGTGCTCCAGCCAGGGTTCGCCGAGGGCCGTGAACTCGCCCTTGAACCAGCCGCTGACGACGTTGACGGCGAAGCGGCCGTTCGACAGGTGGTCGGCGGTGGCACCGAGTTTGGCGAGGACGCCGGGGTGCCACAGACCGGGGTGTACGGCGGCGATGACCTTCAGGCGCTGGGTGGCGAGCAGCAGGGCGAGGCTGAAGCTGGTCGACTCGTGCTGGAACTCGGCGCCGTAGCCGGCCATGTAGCGGACCTGGCTGAGGGCGTAGTCGAAGCCGTTGTTCTCGGCGAGGACGGCGAGCTCGCGGTTGTAGTCGTAGCCCCAGTCGGTGCGCTGCTCGATGGTGCTGGTGACCAGGCCGCCGCTGACGTTCGGCACCCAGTAGGCGAAGCGCAGGGGGTCGGATCCGGGCGGTACGGGCATGGGGAACTCCTGGCATGACTGCGCACGCGAACAGGGCGCGTGCGTGGCAGGGAAACGTGTTCAGTGATCGGGATTCAGGCGTGCGGAATCGCCGTCCCGGGGAAAGCCGAAATCACCGCGGAAATCGACCGGCAGTGAAATGCGCGAAGAGAGCGGCGCGAGTGCGAGGGTTTCCCTCGGTGCGCTCAGACCCGACAGCGACAGCAGGAGCTGGAGACACGCGCGAGGTCGACATGGCGTCGCCGCGTGAGGTCCTGTCGCTTCATGCCATCGATCAAAGCAGCGGGTACTCCGGCAGGTCAAGAATGCCCGGTTGGGATTCCACATGCTGAGAGTCGGTATTCACGAGGTTGTGACAGGGCTTCACTTGAACGCGGCGCGCGGCCCGGGTCACGCTCCTGGCGTGCGTATCAAACAGCTCGAATACATCGCCGCCGTCGCGCGACTCGGTTCGCTGCGGCGCGCCGCCGAGGAACTGCATCTGTCCCAGCCGGCGCTCAGCGAGACGGTGCGCAATCTGGAGCGTGAGCTCGGCGTTGACCTGCTGGAGCGCAAGCGGTCCGGTGCGAAGGTCAGCGACGAGGGGCGGGAGCTGCTGCCGCACATCATGAGCGTGCCCCGAGATGGGCAAGCTGATGGTCGCCGAGGGACTGGGGGCGACCGTGCTGCCCGACTTCAGTGTCATCGGGGACCTGCTGGAGCGGCGGGGCGCGATCACCGTACGGCCGCTCGCCGGCGACGCGACCGACGTGCTTCTGGTGCTGCAGAGCCGTCCGGCCGGCCCGGTTCCCCGGGCCGTCCGCGATCTGCGCGGGCTGTTCGTGCGCAACGCGCGGGCGCACGGCGCCCCTTCGTGAACCGGCCCTTCGTGAAGCGCCCCGCCGTGCAGCTGCCCGGTCAGATCACGGTCACCGGATGCCGGACCACCGCGTCGAACAGATAGCCCTGGGTGTTGGGCACGGCGACGTCCGGCTGGCGGCGACCGGCCGTGTCGGTGGCACGGGCCAGGAGGTGGGTGGCACCGGTCGCGTCGGGCTTCCAGGTGACGGACCAGCGGGTCCAGGTGTCGGCTCGGGGCCGGTCGTGCAGCCGGGCCCTGCGCCAGTTCGCGCCGCCGTCGGTGCTGACATCGACGCGCGCGACGGCGCCCGCGCCCGACCAGGAGCGACCGTGCAGCACCTGTCCCCGTCCCACCGGGAAGGTCGCGCCGCTCGCCAGCTCGAAGACGCTCTTCATGGTCTGCCGGGTCACCGGCGCGCTGCCCTCCTGCGGGTGGGCGGGGCCGAACAG is a window from the Streptomyces sp. NBC_00299 genome containing:
- a CDS encoding acyl-CoA dehydrogenase family protein; translation: MSTATPADWKTAPTPKDTEGWLARAAEVAAVLATDAAARDKAAATPYAEVQLLKDAGLVTLLGPVEHGGAGQDWPTAYRVVREVAKADGSIGQLLGYHYLWNWAARLVATREQWEHVEAEAARNQWFFGGAVNPRDEDVVVKDEGDTLTFTGRKSFSTGSKVSDVTVLEGVLEGTDDHVFAIVPSDSEGLIFHDDWDNIGQRLTESGGVTLDAVRVPWSAAAGYVDKRFRPRVYNTLNVPTIQLVFVSFYLGIAAGALETAAGYTRTKSRAWLHGGHEHAVDEPYVIDTYGDLTAKLWAAEALADAVAAEGQKLHDDPDAVTERARGEFEVRVAAVKARATDVALEVTNRIFEVTGARATASAEGLDRFWRNVRTHTLHDPVAYKRREIGRHVLTGELPQPTWYS
- a CDS encoding LLM class flavin-dependent oxidoreductase; amino-acid sequence: MSLTFHWFLPTNGDSRHVVGGGHGTPATASGRDRPPTVAYLSQIARAAEDLGFVGALTPTGAWCEDAWLTTAMVSQHTERLKFLVAFRPGFVSPTLAAQMAATFQRQSGGRLLLNVVTGGENHEQRAYGDFLDKDDRYRRTGEFLQIVRELWEGKTVDLVGEHLQVEDARLARVPDPVPEVYFGGSSPIAGEIAARHVDVYLTWGEPPAAVAEKIAWVRALAEKEGRSVRFGIRLHVITRDTAEQAWAEAGRLLAGFDTETVRAVQAGLARSESEGQRRMLALHGGSSDDLEIYPNLWAGIGLVRGGAGTALVGSHDEVAERIAEYHRLGIDEFVLSGYPHLEEAYSFGEGVLPRLEAQGLWSHPFRSATAPRPEAQIPFAER
- the ssuE gene encoding NADPH-dependent FMN reductase, producing MATILSVSGSPSATSRTARLLRHLDDRLIAQGHDVIPLDVRALPPEALLHAQFRHPAIVEATALFEQADGIVIGTPVYKAAYSGLLKSLLDLLPQYALAGKTVLPLATGGTTAHVLAIDYALRPVLNSMGPAHITPGWFTLDKEITVADDGTLTVAPGAAEALAQVTDQFSLALGGRPTVLAATG
- the sfnG gene encoding dimethylsulfone monooxygenase SfnG, whose product is MPVPPGSDPLRFAYWVPNVSGGLVTSTIEQRTDWGYDYNRELAVLAENNGFDYALSQVRYMAGYGAEFQHESTSFSLALLLATQRLKVIAAVHPGLWHPGVLAKLGATADHLSNGRFAVNVVSGWFKGEFTALGEPWLEHDERYRRAEEFISALRRIWTEDHAELAGDFYRVRDFTLKPKPLNTPERPHPEIFQGGNSSAARAMAGRVSDWYFSNGKDFDGVTEQINDVRASAARAGRSAPKFGLNGFLIARDTEAEARETLREIVAKANTEAVHGFRDAVQQAGPSTADGKGMWQDSSFEDLVQYNDGFRTGLIGTPEQIAERIVAYKRLGVDLFLLGFLHYLEEVEYFGKRVLPLVRELEAQEAESEPVAAAHA
- a CDS encoding putative leader peptide, with translation MKRQDLTRRRHVDLARVSSSCCRCRV